A window of Candidatus Palauibacter soopunensis contains these coding sequences:
- a CDS encoding site-2 protease family protein has product MPLFGSFRIGRWFGFPIRIDFSWFPIAALVIWTFTTREFPRALPFYPSSTYLAMGTAAALLFFLSVVLHELGHALAGRARGVEVEHITLFIFGGIAQARDEARRPLDEFLLTAAGPLASVALAAAFHGGRVAAEAWAAPAPVVTVLGFLALLNFVLAVFNMIPGFPLDGGRIFRSIVWAVTGDLVKATRWATQGGRLFGGALIVLGLFNLSRGQFISGVWAAFIGWFVVNAASSSLRHFELRTLLRRIPVARVMNPRPRMIEAAMPVERAISDYFLRGREEAYPVERDGGLIGVVEARAVSAVPENARATTPVSAVARPVEEFPSARPDESLAEALFRIRIQVSYLLVIENGFVVGALDPREVSARVQRLQRMGLVSLGPPPAKSA; this is encoded by the coding sequence ATGCCGCTGTTCGGCAGCTTCCGGATCGGACGCTGGTTCGGCTTCCCCATCCGGATCGACTTTTCGTGGTTCCCGATCGCGGCGCTCGTGATCTGGACCTTCACCACGCGCGAATTCCCGCGTGCGCTGCCCTTCTATCCCTCATCCACGTACCTCGCGATGGGGACGGCGGCGGCGCTCCTCTTCTTCCTCTCCGTAGTCCTGCACGAACTGGGTCACGCCCTGGCGGGCCGAGCGCGCGGCGTGGAAGTCGAGCACATCACGCTCTTCATCTTCGGCGGCATCGCGCAGGCGCGAGATGAGGCCCGGCGTCCGCTGGATGAGTTCCTGCTCACCGCGGCGGGTCCCCTCGCGAGCGTCGCCCTCGCCGCCGCCTTCCACGGAGGGCGGGTGGCGGCGGAAGCCTGGGCCGCCCCGGCGCCGGTGGTCACGGTGCTCGGGTTCCTGGCGCTTCTCAACTTCGTGCTCGCCGTCTTCAACATGATCCCCGGTTTTCCGCTCGACGGGGGCCGGATCTTCCGCTCCATCGTATGGGCCGTCACCGGAGACCTCGTCAAAGCCACCCGGTGGGCCACACAGGGCGGGCGGCTGTTCGGCGGCGCGCTCATCGTCCTCGGGCTCTTCAACCTGAGCCGTGGACAGTTCATCTCCGGCGTGTGGGCGGCCTTCATCGGTTGGTTCGTGGTCAATGCGGCCTCGTCGAGCCTGCGACACTTCGAACTCCGCACGCTCCTGCGCCGGATCCCCGTCGCGAGGGTGATGAACCCCCGGCCCCGCATGATCGAGGCGGCCATGCCCGTGGAGCGGGCCATATCCGACTACTTCCTGCGCGGACGGGAGGAGGCGTATCCGGTAGAGCGGGACGGCGGCCTGATCGGGGTCGTCGAAGCCCGGGCCGTCTCCGCGGTGCCGGAGAACGCTCGCGCGACAACGCCGGTATCGGCGGTCGCGCGACCCGTCGAGGAGTTCCCTTCGGCCCGTCCCGACGAGTCTCTGGCGGAAGCCCTGTTCCGGATTCGGATCCAGGTGTCGTATCTGCTCGTGATCGAGAACGGGTTCGTCGTCGGCGCGCTCGACCCGCGTGAGGTCAGCGCGAGAGTGCAGCGGCTGCAGCGGATGGGGCTCGTGAGCCTCGGGCCGCCGCCGGCGAAGAGCGCCTGA
- the nth gene encoding endonuclease III — MSPRLAALYPDLTVSLDWETPLQLIVATVLSAQCTDERVNRVTRTLFPAYPDARAYADAPLEELREAVRPTGFFNNKARHLKGLGRRLVDVYDGEVPRTMEDLLTLPGVARKTANVVLSNAFGLHEGVVVDTHVKRVTHRFGLTNEVDPPKVEKDLMRVLPREEWHPFAWRSILHGRTVCYARKPRCAACPVADLCVSAGKFG; from the coding sequence TTGTCCCCGCGACTTGCCGCCCTCTACCCGGACCTTACCGTCTCGCTGGACTGGGAGACGCCGCTCCAGCTGATCGTCGCGACGGTGCTCTCGGCCCAGTGCACGGACGAGCGCGTGAACCGGGTCACGCGCACCCTCTTCCCCGCCTATCCCGACGCCCGCGCGTATGCCGACGCGCCGCTGGAGGAGCTGCGGGAGGCCGTGCGCCCGACCGGATTCTTCAACAACAAGGCGCGCCACCTGAAGGGACTGGGCCGCCGTCTCGTCGACGTGTACGACGGGGAAGTCCCACGGACGATGGAAGACCTGCTCACGCTCCCCGGTGTTGCCCGGAAGACTGCGAACGTCGTGCTCTCCAACGCGTTCGGGCTTCACGAGGGCGTGGTCGTGGACACGCACGTGAAGCGGGTCACGCACCGCTTCGGCCTCACGAACGAGGTCGATCCCCCGAAAGTGGAGAAGGATCTGATGAGGGTTCTGCCGCGCGAGGAATGGCACCCCTTCGCGTGGCGCTCGATCCTGCACGGCCGCACGGTCTGCTACGCCCGGAAGCCGCGTTGCGCCGCGTGCCCGGTGGCCGATCTCTGCGTCAGTGCCGGGAAGTTCGGGTGA
- the queG gene encoding tRNA epoxyqueuosine(34) reductase QueG, translating to MSVGRDGAALKRAVRAAARAAGFDQVGFAPAAPPAHADAYEGWLASGYHGEMAYMAREDAVRRRLDPREALPGCRTLIVVSLLYGSRPAATAPPRGRPVDAWDSAPDRRLPVVARYALGRDYHDVFEERLDALSAAIEDLSPGARTKRYVDYGPVLERDHAQRAGLGWIGKNTMLLHPDLGSYFMLGELLTDLEIEPDPPFVHDRCGTCRRCIDACPTDAILDGRLLDARLCISYLTIELRGPIPETLRPAIGNRVFGCDICQEVCPWNSEASAPEEAPFAPRPGQPVPPEDMVAWAEELASLDADEFRTRYRGTAFRRPGRDGLLRNLAVGLGNSGGPGAHRILRRLVEDPSPLVREHARWALDVLQG from the coding sequence GTGAGCGTCGGCCGCGATGGCGCCGCGCTGAAGCGGGCCGTCCGCGCCGCCGCGCGGGCCGCCGGGTTCGACCAGGTAGGGTTCGCTCCGGCGGCGCCCCCGGCGCACGCGGACGCATACGAGGGCTGGCTCGCGAGCGGCTACCATGGCGAGATGGCCTACATGGCGCGGGAGGACGCCGTTCGCCGCCGCCTCGACCCGCGGGAGGCCCTCCCCGGCTGCCGGACGCTCATCGTCGTCAGCCTCCTGTATGGGTCGAGGCCTGCCGCCACGGCGCCGCCGCGCGGGCGGCCCGTCGACGCCTGGGACTCCGCTCCGGATCGCCGACTGCCCGTCGTCGCCCGTTACGCGCTGGGCCGCGACTACCACGACGTGTTCGAGGAGCGGCTCGATGCGCTCTCCGCCGCCATCGAGGATCTCTCTCCCGGCGCCCGCACCAAGCGCTACGTGGACTATGGTCCCGTCCTCGAGCGGGACCACGCGCAGCGCGCGGGGCTGGGCTGGATCGGCAAGAACACGATGCTCCTCCACCCCGACCTCGGGTCCTACTTCATGCTGGGAGAGCTGCTCACGGACCTCGAGATCGAGCCCGATCCCCCCTTCGTCCACGACCGCTGCGGGACCTGCCGCCGCTGCATCGACGCGTGCCCGACGGACGCGATCCTGGACGGCCGGCTCCTCGATGCGCGGCTCTGCATCTCGTATCTCACGATCGAACTCCGAGGCCCCATCCCCGAGACGCTGCGCCCCGCGATCGGCAACCGGGTGTTCGGCTGCGACATCTGCCAGGAGGTGTGCCCCTGGAACTCGGAGGCGTCCGCCCCCGAGGAGGCGCCGTTCGCGCCCCGGCCCGGCCAACCGGTGCCGCCGGAGGACATGGTCGCGTGGGCGGAGGAACTGGCCTCCCTCGATGCCGACGAGTTCCGCACGCGCTACCGGGGCACCGCGTTCCGCCGCCCCGGCCGCGACGGGCTGCTCCGGAATCTGGCGGTCGGCCTCGGCAACTCCGGCGGGCCCGGCGCGCACCGCATCCTGCGGCGCCTCGTGGAGGACCCGTCGCCCCTCGTCCGGGAACACGCCCGGTGGGCGCTCGACGTACTCCAGGGTTAG
- a CDS encoding fatty acid desaturase, whose protein sequence is MPGYAVLGEPWWIALVWILVAGHLTNMVNTLYLHRSATHGGVVFHPVVEHAMRFWCWLTTGIVTKEWVAIHRKHHAYADREGDPHSPTLEGLANIAFGGLFFYRKAAKDETLLEKYGKGTPDDWVERKVYAKRRGLGLRIMLVLNLYLFGIIPGLIVWTCMVFWMPLTGNIINGLGHALGYRTFGTRDDSHNLYPWGIWILGEELHNNHHADPRSAKFKAHWWEFDIGWFYIRILSVLRLANVLYARTATPREFAAKFYRDSADRMNRRLDRALSRIQRTREAGLRRIERAREEQSLKRLDRAAARARARLDRVRPGKFARVARAKAEAGAELDRAREAARTRILRAAEA, encoded by the coding sequence ATGCCGGGTTATGCGGTCCTGGGAGAACCGTGGTGGATCGCCCTCGTGTGGATTCTTGTCGCAGGGCACCTCACGAACATGGTCAACACGCTCTATCTGCACCGCTCGGCGACGCACGGCGGCGTCGTGTTTCATCCGGTCGTCGAGCACGCCATGCGTTTCTGGTGCTGGCTCACGACCGGGATCGTCACGAAGGAGTGGGTCGCGATCCACCGGAAGCACCACGCCTATGCGGACCGCGAGGGCGATCCTCATTCGCCCACGCTCGAAGGTCTCGCGAACATTGCGTTCGGCGGGCTCTTCTTCTATCGGAAGGCCGCGAAGGACGAGACGCTGCTCGAGAAATACGGGAAGGGGACGCCCGACGACTGGGTCGAACGCAAGGTCTACGCCAAGCGCCGTGGCCTGGGGCTCAGAATCATGCTCGTCCTCAATCTGTACCTGTTCGGGATCATTCCCGGGCTCATCGTCTGGACGTGCATGGTGTTCTGGATGCCGCTCACGGGGAACATCATCAACGGCCTCGGACACGCGCTCGGCTACCGGACCTTCGGCACCCGCGACGACAGCCACAATCTCTATCCCTGGGGGATCTGGATTCTCGGCGAGGAACTCCACAACAACCATCACGCGGACCCGCGCTCGGCCAAGTTCAAGGCGCACTGGTGGGAGTTCGACATCGGCTGGTTCTACATCCGGATACTGAGCGTCCTGCGACTCGCCAACGTGCTCTACGCGCGCACGGCGACCCCGCGGGAATTCGCGGCGAAGTTCTACCGTGACTCGGCGGACCGCATGAACCGGCGTCTGGATCGGGCGCTGTCGCGCATCCAGCGGACCCGCGAGGCCGGACTGCGGCGCATCGAACGCGCCCGCGAGGAACAATCCCTCAAGCGTCTCGACCGCGCCGCCGCCAGAGCGCGGGCCCGTCTGGATCGGGTCCGGCCCGGCAAGTTCGCGCGCGTCGCCCGGGCGAAGGCTGAGGCCGGCGCCGAACTCGACCGGGCTCGAGAGGCCGCCCGCACCCGCATCCTCCGCGCCGCGGAGGCCTGA
- a CDS encoding multicopper oxidase domain-containing protein, which translates to MKPEKLSRRDWLKLGAAGVAGVSGATVLDLASRGGAREALAASGAMPREPRVDGAAAGPHAGHQEAMGIVGMPGPDGTFDPAAFLTDFDYGEVTTRADGRVVRRWELVALDRDIEIAPGVFFPAWTYNGQVPGPTLRCTEGDILQVEFINAGSHPHTIHFHGTHPPEMDGFEPIVEPGQRFTYEFEAKPFGLHLYHCHTMPLKRHIHKGLYGTFIVDPPEGREPAREMVMVMNAFDSNLDGDNEVYAVNTSAFYYHHHPVRVGVNDLCRIYLVNTTEFDLINSFHLHAGMFKVFRTGTRPDQYDLTDTIMMCQGERHVLEFRLENPGMHMFHAHQSEFAELGWMGFFEAVERLAADEGAPVRAASRSV; encoded by the coding sequence GTGAAGCCGGAGAAGCTGAGTCGGCGTGACTGGCTGAAGCTTGGCGCAGCGGGGGTTGCCGGCGTATCGGGAGCGACGGTGCTGGATCTGGCCTCCCGGGGCGGGGCCAGGGAGGCTCTGGCGGCCAGCGGGGCCATGCCGCGCGAGCCGCGAGTGGACGGAGCCGCGGCGGGCCCGCACGCGGGGCACCAGGAGGCGATGGGGATCGTCGGCATGCCCGGGCCCGACGGCACATTCGACCCGGCGGCCTTCCTCACCGACTTCGACTACGGTGAGGTCACGACTCGCGCCGACGGGCGCGTCGTGCGGCGCTGGGAGTTGGTGGCGCTCGACCGCGACATCGAGATCGCGCCCGGCGTCTTCTTCCCGGCGTGGACCTACAACGGGCAGGTGCCGGGTCCGACGCTGCGCTGCACGGAGGGGGACATCCTCCAGGTCGAGTTCATCAACGCGGGCTCGCATCCCCACACCATCCACTTCCACGGCACGCACCCGCCGGAGATGGACGGCTTCGAGCCCATCGTGGAACCGGGCCAGCGCTTCACCTACGAGTTCGAGGCGAAGCCGTTCGGGCTCCACCTGTACCACTGCCACACGATGCCGCTCAAGCGGCACATCCATAAGGGTCTGTACGGGACGTTCATCGTGGATCCGCCCGAAGGCCGGGAACCGGCGCGGGAGATGGTGATGGTGATGAACGCGTTCGACAGCAACCTGGACGGGGACAACGAGGTGTACGCGGTCAACACTTCGGCGTTCTACTACCACCACCATCCGGTGCGTGTGGGCGTGAACGATCTGTGCCGGATCTATCTCGTGAACACGACCGAGTTCGACCTCATCAACTCCTTCCACCTGCACGCGGGCATGTTCAAGGTGTTCCGAACCGGCACCCGGCCGGACCAGTACGACCTCACGGACACGATCATGATGTGCCAGGGCGAGCGGCACGTCCTCGAGTTCCGCCTCGAGAACCCGGGCATGCACATGTTCCACGCGCACCAGAGCGAGTTCGCGGAACTGGGGTGGATGGGTTTCTTCGAGGCGGTCGAGCGGCTCGCCGCCGACGAGGGCGCGCCCGTGCGCGCCGCATCCCGCAGTGTCTGA
- a CDS encoding DoxX family protein has translation MLGGRNPGLGLAILRVVIGLIFVMHGWPKLAGGIDGTAAFLGSLGIPLSGIAAWGIALAETLGGACLVAGLFVTPFALVLAAHMLAGVFLVHLANGFYVVGPGQGGYEFNLLLIAALLTLVLAGSGIATVKILFAKDVEVVIE, from the coding sequence ATGCTCGGCGGCAGAAACCCCGGCCTCGGTCTGGCCATCCTCCGCGTCGTGATCGGACTGATCTTCGTGATGCACGGCTGGCCGAAGCTGGCCGGGGGCATCGATGGGACCGCGGCGTTCCTCGGGTCGCTCGGAATCCCGCTCTCGGGGATCGCGGCGTGGGGGATCGCGCTGGCCGAGACCCTGGGCGGCGCATGCCTGGTCGCGGGCCTGTTCGTGACGCCCTTCGCCCTGGTTCTCGCCGCACACATGCTGGCGGGGGTCTTCCTCGTGCACCTGGCCAACGGCTTCTACGTCGTGGGCCCGGGCCAGGGGGGCTACGAGTTCAACCTGCTCCTGATCGCCGCCCTGCTGACCCTCGTGCTGGCGGGATCGGGGATCGCGACGGTCAAGATCCTCTTCGCGAAGGACGTCGAGGTGGTCATCGAATAG
- a CDS encoding TolC family protein, whose protein sequence is MPSVTHARVSRMKGGIRRGIRCFAWAVAASGAVASPSRAQERDTLHLADAVAAARGANPMLRVARLRADAARARVPQMGAPPDPVVSFRLGNRPLDGFGAGERMTMNTLQLQQTLPWPGKLGFAEARAAHLAVAEELAVLDAEAALVRRVKAVYFELAFEDRALDIMRDTRDLLREFLDVSNTLYAVGTGLQNDVLQAQVAVATMTEDIAAAEQTRLAMAARLNALLGREPERTVGALELPAAGESLPAVTDLMALAAERRPALRAARERIRAAESAYEGARRALYPDLRLGADYAHRPRFADMLSFSVGVSIPLWAGSRQLPMRDEAFAWHAAAEAAELELLNETYARIAEARAESDRALRLHDLYATSILPQARAAVESSLSAYRVGEVDFMTLVQSELTVNRYEIERVRLTAAYHTAVAEIEALLGGETEVVR, encoded by the coding sequence ATGCCATCCGTAACTCATGCCCGCGTGTCCCGCATGAAGGGCGGGATCCGCCGGGGCATCCGGTGCTTCGCGTGGGCCGTGGCGGCCAGTGGGGCCGTGGCGTCCCCGTCGCGGGCCCAGGAGCGCGATACGCTCCACCTGGCCGACGCGGTCGCCGCGGCGCGCGGCGCGAACCCGATGCTGCGGGTCGCACGCCTGCGGGCCGACGCCGCCCGGGCCCGCGTGCCACAAATGGGCGCGCCGCCGGATCCGGTCGTCTCGTTCCGCCTCGGAAACCGTCCGCTCGACGGGTTCGGAGCGGGCGAGCGAATGACGATGAACACGCTCCAGCTCCAGCAGACGCTCCCCTGGCCGGGGAAGCTGGGGTTCGCGGAGGCGCGCGCGGCACACCTCGCGGTCGCCGAGGAGCTGGCGGTTCTCGACGCGGAGGCCGCGCTCGTGCGGCGCGTGAAGGCCGTGTACTTCGAACTCGCCTTCGAGGACCGGGCGCTGGACATCATGCGCGACACACGCGACCTCCTGCGCGAGTTCCTCGATGTCTCCAACACGCTCTACGCCGTGGGGACGGGCCTTCAGAACGATGTCCTGCAGGCCCAGGTGGCCGTCGCCACGATGACCGAGGACATCGCGGCGGCTGAGCAGACGCGGCTCGCCATGGCGGCAAGGCTGAATGCGCTGCTGGGGCGCGAGCCCGAACGAACCGTGGGGGCGCTCGAACTGCCCGCCGCCGGTGAGTCACTTCCGGCCGTGACGGATCTCATGGCCCTGGCGGCCGAGAGACGGCCCGCGCTGCGCGCCGCGCGCGAGCGGATCCGGGCGGCGGAGTCGGCCTACGAGGGTGCCCGCCGCGCCCTGTACCCGGATCTGAGGCTCGGGGCCGACTACGCGCACCGGCCTCGGTTCGCAGACATGCTGAGTTTCAGCGTTGGCGTCAGCATCCCGCTGTGGGCGGGCTCCCGCCAGTTGCCCATGCGGGACGAGGCGTTCGCCTGGCACGCTGCTGCAGAGGCTGCCGAACTCGAACTGCTGAACGAGACCTACGCCCGGATTGCGGAGGCGCGCGCCGAGTCCGACCGCGCCCTGCGGCTCCACGACCTCTACGCAACGTCGATCCTCCCTCAGGCCCGGGCGGCGGTCGAATCGTCGCTCTCCGCCTACCGCGTGGGCGAAGTCGATTTCATGACGCTCGTCCAGAGCGAACTCACGGTGAACCGCTACGAGATCGAGCGCGTGCGGCTGACCGCCGCCTATCACACCGCCGTCGCGGAGATCGAAGCCCTGCTGGGGGGCGAAACGGAGGTAGTCCGATGA
- a CDS encoding efflux RND transporter periplasmic adaptor subunit produces the protein MKRLNFFPFVRARLGFVPVAAALWACGGDSEMAEMPGMEGDHAAHMPGMAAPSETDTLPALGRGLVQLTSEQEQALGVTYTAVERISAVREIRTVGRIDAPEGNIADITPKTDGFVEELLVATTGEAVLRGQPLLTIYSPALVAAQEELLTARRLAAQVDPAATEAWSSAQSMLEASRRRLAWWDITDEQIERLEQTGEVTKTLRLVAPVSGIVLEKDVVEGQRITSGTRLYRIADLSTVWVEGEVFERDLQFVEVGSQAHIEVTAYPGEHMMGTVSFVYPVVEIASRTNRVRVSVPNPGLRFKPGMFATVFFEVAAIQDDIAVPLEAVVVTGERNLVFVRDEAGVLMPHEVVLGARAGDQVQILSGLAEGETIVASANFLIDAESRLGATGGGMPGMQHAGHGEEGR, from the coding sequence ATGAAACGACTCAACTTCTTCCCGTTCGTGCGCGCTCGGCTCGGATTCGTTCCCGTCGCGGCGGCGCTCTGGGCCTGCGGCGGCGACTCGGAGATGGCGGAGATGCCCGGCATGGAAGGCGATCATGCCGCGCACATGCCCGGCATGGCCGCGCCCTCGGAAACCGACACGCTGCCGGCGCTCGGGCGCGGTCTGGTGCAGCTCACGTCGGAACAGGAGCAGGCGCTCGGCGTCACCTACACCGCCGTGGAGCGGATCTCGGCGGTGCGTGAGATCCGGACCGTGGGCCGCATCGATGCCCCGGAGGGCAATATCGCCGACATCACGCCGAAGACAGACGGCTTCGTCGAGGAACTCCTGGTCGCGACGACCGGGGAAGCGGTGCTCCGCGGCCAGCCGCTGCTCACGATCTACAGCCCCGCGCTCGTCGCCGCGCAGGAGGAGTTGCTGACCGCGCGCCGGCTTGCCGCGCAGGTCGACCCGGCCGCCACCGAGGCGTGGTCGAGCGCGCAGTCCATGCTCGAGGCGAGCCGGCGGCGCCTCGCCTGGTGGGACATCACCGACGAACAGATCGAGCGGCTCGAGCAGACGGGCGAAGTCACGAAGACGCTGCGCCTCGTCGCTCCGGTGAGCGGAATCGTCCTCGAGAAGGATGTCGTCGAGGGACAGCGGATCACGTCCGGCACACGACTGTACCGGATCGCCGACCTCTCGACCGTTTGGGTGGAGGGGGAAGTGTTCGAGCGGGACCTGCAGTTCGTCGAGGTGGGTTCCCAGGCGCATATCGAGGTCACCGCCTATCCGGGCGAACACATGATGGGTACGGTGAGCTTCGTCTATCCCGTCGTGGAGATCGCGAGCCGCACGAACCGCGTCCGGGTCTCGGTCCCGAACCCCGGCCTTCGCTTCAAGCCGGGGATGTTCGCCACCGTCTTCTTCGAGGTGGCGGCGATCCAGGACGACATCGCGGTGCCGCTGGAGGCCGTCGTCGTGACCGGGGAGCGCAACCTCGTCTTCGTGCGCGACGAGGCGGGCGTGCTGATGCCGCATGAGGTCGTGCTGGGGGCACGGGCCGGAGACCAGGTGCAGATCCTGAGCGGACTGGCGGAGGGAGAGACGATCGTCGCTTCCGCGAACTTCCTCATCGATGCCGAATCGCGGCTGGGCGCGACGGGCGGGGGCATGCCCGGCATGCAGCACGCGGGCCACGGCGAGGAGGGGCGATGA